One Bdellovibrionales bacterium DNA segment encodes these proteins:
- a CDS encoding DUF58 domain-containing protein, whose protein sequence is MSYALSLATKTKAQSLAQALFLSPQGRHRVKPTERIWRYRTYQGGDSIITIDWRQSARSRELVVREHEPLSSRKVFFWAPMETTPASLQEKLALLFLSLGRLLIQGERTIGWLGLDQPETNTSSQVDALFERGFSDNANLPAPCSLRSAILIVALDSSAMTKPFYDALRTFSAQGNQCLLLDINAKAHEESSVIYRKSWPVLSMGSERPLDALLPLLLDEIIRLSR, encoded by the coding sequence ATGTCCTACGCTCTTTCCCTTGCCACCAAGACAAAAGCGCAAAGCCTCGCGCAGGCTCTTTTTTTGTCGCCGCAAGGTCGCCATCGGGTGAAGCCCACCGAGCGCATCTGGCGCTATCGCACCTATCAAGGTGGCGATTCTATCATCACGATAGACTGGCGGCAATCCGCCCGCAGCCGTGAGCTTGTCGTGCGCGAACATGAACCATTGAGTAGCCGCAAGGTTTTCTTTTGGGCACCGATGGAAACAACGCCTGCGTCTTTGCAAGAAAAGCTTGCGCTGCTTTTTCTATCGTTGGGAAGGCTTCTTATCCAAGGCGAACGCACCATCGGTTGGCTGGGGCTTGATCAGCCAGAAACCAACACCTCTAGTCAAGTCGATGCGTTGTTTGAGCGTGGATTTTCGGATAACGCCAACCTGCCCGCCCCTTGTTCCTTGCGATCAGCGATCTTGATTGTCGCGCTCGATTCATCGGCGATGACCAAGCCGTTTTACGATGCGCTGCGAACCTTTTCCGCGCAGGGCAACCAATGCCTATTGTTGGATATCAACGCCAAGGCCCATGAAGAATCCTCGGTTATCTACAGAAAGAGCTGGCCCGTTTTATCCATGGGGTCAGAGCGCCCGCTTGACGCCCTCCTCCCCCTTCTTTTGGATGAAATCATACGCCTAAGCCGCTAA
- a CDS encoding AAA family ATPase yields MNESIPPNIDIGAFYKAQDKLTEVCREVSGFIFGQNEVVEHALITLLAGGHMLLVGVPGLAKTRLVTILSKTIGFDTKRIQCTPDLMPSDIIGAEVLEEVDYGKRNFRFVQGPIFCQFLMVDEINRASPRTQSALLQAMQEHNVTVSGREYALPAPFHVLATQNPLEQEGTYPLPEAQLDRFLMQINIDYPDLSAERKILQATMETAPPTPKSIMFANELREMQGLVRSLPIPPPLLEKILIFVRLGRPDTSSLDIVKRYVSWGPGPRATQAMALAMRARALMKGRAEPIMEDLLALVRPVMIHRMALNYSARTDNVTLDNVLQSMIDGMEQAT; encoded by the coding sequence ATGAATGAGTCCATTCCCCCGAACATCGATATCGGCGCTTTTTACAAGGCGCAAGATAAACTCACCGAAGTTTGCCGCGAGGTGAGCGGCTTTATCTTTGGTCAAAACGAAGTTGTTGAACATGCGCTGATCACCCTTTTGGCGGGTGGGCACATGCTTTTGGTGGGCGTTCCGGGCCTTGCCAAAACGCGGCTTGTCACTATTCTTTCTAAAACCATTGGCTTTGACACCAAGCGGATCCAATGCACGCCCGACCTTATGCCTTCCGATATTATCGGGGCTGAGGTGTTGGAAGAAGTCGATTATGGAAAACGGAATTTCCGTTTTGTTCAAGGCCCAATCTTTTGTCAGTTTTTGATGGTGGACGAAATCAACCGCGCTAGCCCGCGCACGCAATCCGCCCTGTTGCAAGCCATGCAAGAGCATAACGTGACGGTATCGGGCCGCGAATACGCCCTGCCCGCGCCGTTTCATGTTCTGGCAACGCAAAACCCGCTGGAGCAAGAGGGAACCTATCCCCTGCCCGAAGCGCAACTTGACCGTTTTTTGATGCAAATCAACATCGACTATCCCGACCTTAGCGCCGAGAGGAAGATCCTTCAGGCGACGATGGAAACGGCTCCGCCAACGCCTAAATCCATCATGTTCGCGAATGAGCTGCGCGAGATGCAGGGGCTTGTTCGCTCTCTACCGATCCCGCCGCCTTTGCTGGAGAAAATACTGATCTTTGTGCGCTTGGGGCGTCCCGATACGTCATCGCTCGATATTGTCAAACGCTATGTGTCATGGGGCCCTGGGCCTCGCGCGACGCAGGCTATGGCGCTTGCCATGCGTGCCCGCGCTCTCATGAAAGGCCGCGCCGAGCCGATCATGGAGGATTTGCTGGCCTTGGTGCGCCCCGTCATGATCCATCGTATGGCGCTCAATTATTCCGCGCGAACCGATAACGTAACGCTGGACAATGTCTTGCAAAGCATGATCGACGGGATGGAACAAGCAACCTGA